GAGACTATCTCCGGAAACGAGGTCTACGGCCCCGGAACCTATATCGACAAGACCGTCCTCCCCGTACCAGAAGATGCCCGTAGAATCTTCAAACTGCTGGCGTCACGAACACCCGGTTTCACAAAAGAAACTGCACTATGGGATACAGTCAGCTTCGAAGGCCGGCCGGAACCTATGGTCCCTGGTCCAATGAAGTCCCCTGCCGTGACAGCGGCTTTGCATGCCATGTGCGGTCTGGTTGCGAACGAACTTCTTGAGCTGCGGGATGGTAAGCCAGCCAAGCAAGCCAGCGTGACTGTAAATACAGACCATGCTGGAATCTGGCTTGCTTCGACGTTTACGGCATTCGTGAATGGTAAGGATATCTCGACTCTTGCACGGACCCGTGAACTTCCCAATATCTTTGACAGGGACTTCGAGAAAGGGTTCGGGGTCGGTCCGTTGGCTGGCCGAGCCACTGCACTGTATCCCACCAAGGACTCCGGGGTGTGGTATCAACTCCATGGGTCGCTGGATGCAAGCAAAACACTTTGCTCGATGGGGATTAACGTGAATGTGCCCTTGAAATCGTTCCAGGAGGGTTATGACTATATTCGGGAACATGTGCAGAAATGGAGTGCTGATGAACTTGAAATGCATAATGTGAGACATGGATTATGTGGAAGTATCTGCTACTCACCCGAGGGTTGGAGGAAAACTGAAATGGGGAAGCGGCTTGCGGAATACCCTCTCGTGAATTACACGCATGAGTCGTATGCGCAATCAACACCGCCGATTCCCCTAGCTCAGCTCTCTGATCGTCGCCCTCTGGCTGGGATTAAGGTCGTGGAGATGGTGCGGATTATCGCTGGTCCCACTGTTGGAGTAATTCTCGCATCATTTGGTGCTGATGTCATCCGTGTTAACTGCAGTAGACTGGCGGATTTGAATGTGAGTGAAATAGACCATTCTCCTGCTTCTGAAACCAACTACTGATCACATCTAAACAGGTCCTCCAATTAACTCTCAACGCCGAAAAACGCACGATCGATCTCGATATTggaaaggaagaggagatgaCCCGATTGAAGGAGTTGGTGGGCAATGCAGACGTGTTTGTCCAGGGCTTCCGGTATGGGTCACTGGACCGGAAGGGACTCGGTCTGCAAAGTATGTTGGATATGGCAGCCAGAAGAAACAAAGGCATTGTCTACGTCGATGAAAACTGCTACGGTCCATCTGGACCATTCGCTGAAAGACCCGGTTGGCAGCAGATCGGGGATGCCGCATCCGGTGCTTCGTATGTGATGGGTCGGTCGTTGGGATTAGATGAAGGAACAAGTGTTCTTCCGCCCTTGCCGATCTCTGATATGACTACTGGCGTCGTCGGTGCTTTGGCGACAATGCTGGCTATTCGGGATAGGGCTCAGAAAGGTGGCTCGTATCACGTTATCAGCTCGCTTGTTGCAGGAGACGCGATCCTGGTGGACCCCGAAGTTGGCCTCTATCCCGCCGAAGTGGTAGAAAAAACCCTCAATACGTTCAAATTCGCGCGCTCGTCTCCGGACCAGTTCGTCTCCGAGATTATGATCCAGGTGATTGATGGATGGAAACGGGTTTTCCCGGAATACCTTGCACACGACTCTCCATTTATGATGAGCTTTGAAGATAGCCCCTGGGGGCGGATGGATATTTTGAGGCCCGTGGCCAGACTAGATGACAAGGACGCAAGTCCTATTTGGAAGAATGCCCCTGTTCCGAATTGCCATCATGATCAAAGCATCACCTGGCATGATCATGCTCCAGAGAAACTTTCTGGGTTGTCAGATTAGTATGTACAGTAGAACTCCATGA
The nucleotide sequence above comes from Penicillium digitatum chromosome 1, complete sequence. Encoded proteins:
- a CDS encoding CoA-transferase family III: MHETISGNEVYGPGTYIDKTVLPVPEDARRIFKLLASRTPGFTKETALWDTVSFEGRPEPMVPGPMKSPAVTAALHAMCGLVANELLELRDGKPAKQASVTVNTDHAGIWLASTFTAFVNGKDISTLARTRELPNIFDRDFEKGFGVGPLAGRATALYPTKDSGVWYQLHGSLDASKTLCSMGINVNVPLKSFQEGYDYIREHVQKWSADELEMHNVRHGLCGSICYSPEGWRKTEMGKRLAEYPLVNYTHESYAQSTPPIPLAQLSDRRPLAGIKVVEMVRIIAGPTVGVILASFGADVIRVNCSRLADLNVLQLTLNAEKRTIDLDIGKEEEMTRLKELVGNADVFVQGFRYGSLDRKGLGLQSMLDMAARRNKGIVYVDENCYGPSGPFAERPGWQQIGDAASGASYVMGRSLGLDEGTSVLPPLPISDMTTGVVGALATMLAIRDRAQKGGSYHVISSLVAGDAILVDPEVGLYPAEVVEKTLNTFKFARSSPDQFVSEIMIQVIDGWKRVFPEYLAHDSPFMMSFEDSPWGRMDILRPVARLDDKDASPIWKNAPVPNCHHDQSITWHDHAPEKLSGLSD